CGTGTTCACGAGTGAGCCCTCAGACACCCGTCGCCTGGCCATCGACGGCGATTCCCGCATTCGTCTCTATTCGTACGCGCGTGTGCTGAGCGGAGAGGTGTCGCTGCGTGAGCTCGACGGCGCCATCGTGCTCGTGGGCGTCACCCCGTCTCCCCGAAATGGTGAGGAGCTCATCTTCGAGGACTGGAGCATTCCCGCCTGGGTGATGAAGGCCCACGTCGAGGCGCTCGCGATTCTGCTCGAGAAGATGTTTCGCGCGCTCGACCACCCCACGGGACGCCCGTGATCGCCTGGTCGCGGCGCTCAGTTGAGGGAGAACGGGAGGTTCTTCGGGCGCCCGCCGGCTTTTCGCTCGGCACGTTGACGAAGCCCCCGAACGATCTCCTCGAGGAGCTCGGCCTCACGCGCCAGACGATGGTCAACCGCGTCGATCTCGAGCAGCTCCTGCTGCACCGCGGGGGAGACGAGAAGCGTTGAAGCCACGAGCCACGAGAACGCCACCGGATCCGGATGGGTGGGCGGGGCCTCGCTGATCTGGCCTCCCAGGGCGCGCACCGCCTCGATGTAGGCGGCGTAGCCTCGCTCTACCCGTGCCATCGGCTCGCGCACCCGCGCCGGGTCCGGTGGGGGGGAATCGAGCATCTCCACGTCGCCCTGCAGATAGGGCTTGTCGTGGTTCAGCGAGACAACGCGGAACCTCTGCTGACCCTGCGTCTGGATGAAGATGCGCTGATCGGGGAGCGGCGCGGCTTTGGTGATGCGGGTGAGCGTGCCTACGCGATGAGGCTCGGCTGCGCCCCCGACCTCGGCGCCGTCGCGGATGAGAACAACCCCAAAGCACCCCTCCGCCAGGCCGATGTCGGCGAGAAGGGTTTTGTAGCGCGGCTCAAAGATCTGCAGGGGGAGCCACATCTCCGGGTAAAGTACCGTGCCCAGGGGGAACAGGGGAATGCGTCTGATATCGCCCATCTCCAAGCCATTCCCTGTTCTCCCCGGGAACCCTGCGCCATCTTCCCACCCGTCATCGCACGCGGCTGCCGCGGTGACGCCGAGGTGGGGCGAAACCCAGCGGGGGTCAAGCGGGTCGTTCCGTGAGGCTCTCTGTGAGACCTCAGCCCATCGTCTGCGTGCAGCCCATGGCGCGAGCCCTCACTGCGCGGAGGCCACATCCATCGACGGAGGAATCTCGTGACCATCAACCTTCGATACGGGTTCTGCCGATTGCTCATCGCGCTCACGCTCGTCGTGGCGGGCGCGGGGGCGGGGCTTGCGGCGCCAGCCGGGGGTACGGCGACGGCCGTCAGCCCTGTGACCATCTCAGAGGAGATCGAGCTGGGAAACAAGGTTGCGGGGGAGATGCAGCGGCGCTATCCGGTGTGGAGGAACGCCGACCAGGAGCGTCGCGTGAGGCGCATCGCCTTGAAGCTGTTCGAGGTGAGCGATCGGCACGAGTCTTCCAAGCTGCGACAGAGCTTCACGGTCGATCTCCTCGACACCAAGGTCATCAACGCGTTCTGCGCGCCGGGAGGGCGCACGTTCGTGACTCGCGGACTCATCGATCTCGGGGTCGATGACGATGAGCTGGCCTGCGTGATGGGGCACGAGATCGCCCACGCCGCGCGACGCCATGGGGCGCGAAACCTCGAGGCGAACAAGATCCTGCAGAGCCGCATCAACCAGATGACGAAGCGCAGCTCGCTGCGCACGCTGGCCCAGATTCCCATCTTGTTCTATCTGTGCAAGCGCTTCAGCCCGCAGCTCGAGTACGAGGCCGATTACTACGGCGTCATCTACGCCGCCCGCGCCGGGTTCGACCCGGACGGCCTGGCGCGCCTGCTCGCGCGCTTCGAAAAGCTCGAGGCGCGACAGCGCTCATCAAAGCTGGCCCAGCTGCTCACATCGCTCACCGACAACCATCCGCCCACGCCGGATCGGGTGAAGCGCGCCAGCGATCTGACCTCGCGCATCAAGCACGGCGAGACGCCTTCCACGACCGCTGTGCCGGTCTACGACTGAGGAGGGGCGTCGCTTGCCAGCAGCCGTGCCATGAACGGCGCGGAGCGACGCCTCCAGACGAAGCCGTCGAGCAGGTAGTGCACCAGCTGCGGCAGCGCGAGCAGCGGAACGACGACCGTGAGCGCGGTTGCGCTGAGATGCCACGCGCCCCCGAAGATCTCGGGGCGCGCGTGCCACACGGCGCGGTCCCAGAGCATCTCCTCTACGAAGGCAGCAAGCCACAGAAGCGCGAGAAAAGCGAGAGGGCCCTGGCGGAAGAGGCGGTAGAGCCCGGGCCGCGGCGGATGCTGCTCGCGATCGCACCCGTAGGCGTAGATCAGCGCCAGGTAGGGAATGCCGTGTATGAGCACGTTGGTGACGGTGAAGGCATAGTCTGAGTCGAGCGCCACGATGCCCACGTACCAGCACATGGCGGTGGTGAGCACGACCATGTGCTTGCCTGGATTGGTGAATCCGCGCCTGTGCTGCAGAACGGCTCGAGCGGTGTAGGCCAGCAGCGATCCCACGTACGCGATGCGGGCGATGCGCAGCACAGGGTCCCAGAGCACCGGAAGCGCGATGAAATCTCCGTTCACGAACCACCAGAACCGTCGTGGCAGATGGGCGTGCCAGTACAGCAGCGGATAGATCGCGGCCATGTGGATGGCCAGGCTGTCGATGCGACGCCCCCAGGCGCTGCGCTCCCCGAGGCGGGCCCGGTAGAGCGCGACCCAGCCGTACTGCTGGCGAACGAAGTGGAACACGGCCATGTAGGCGAGCGCGCGCCAGAACAGCCGCTCGCCGCCGGCGGCATAGAGCGCGATGCCGATGAGGAGCCCGCAGACCGGCAGGGCCGTGTAGCGCAGCGGCGCGCGTGACAGCTCTTCCGGATCGGCGTACACGCGGAACACGGTGGCGTACACGTGGGCCACGTCGACCAGCAGCACGCCGGCGATCCACGCCCACTCCGGGGCGTCTTCGCGAACAAGCCCCGCGTGCTGGCCGATGATCACCGCCAGCAGAGACAGTGCCGCGCTTCCCGCGAACACCGCCACGTCGATCTCCGGGGAGAAGAGATGCCAGGCCCGTGGCGGTGCTGTCGTGGGCGGAGCGTGGGCGAGGGCTGCGCAGTCGCTGGCGCTAGCGACCGCCATGTTCGCCGACGATCTGGATCGCCTCATCGACGGGGCGTCCGCCGAGCTGCTCGATGCCAACCAGGCGCAGGGTGTGGAGCACTCGCTCTCGATCTGCCTCGCGTGGGAGGTTGATGCGCACGAGCGAGTCCATCAGCGAGACGCCGCGCTTGAAGTAGATGCCGCACGGGCGATCCGGGTGCAGCGCGTCGAGGGGCAGGCGCTCGGTGAGGTTCTGGGGAGATGGTGCTCCCGCTTCGGCGTCGAGGGCGATGGCGTCGGCGCGCTGGAGCAGGCGGATGTCGAAGACGAGAGACGCGCTCCTGTCGTCGGGGATGAGCCGTAGCGGCAGATAGGCGCCGGCGCCGC
This genomic interval from Pseudomonadota bacterium contains the following:
- a CDS encoding peptidase S16, translated to MEMGDIRRIPLFPLGTVLYPEMWLPLQIFEPRYKTLLADIGLAEGCFGVVLIRDGAEVGGAAEPHRVGTLTRITKAAPLPDQRIFIQTQGQQRFRVVSLNHDKPYLQGDVEMLDSPPPDPARVREPMARVERGYAAYIEAVRALGGQISEAPPTHPDPVAFSWLVASTLLVSPAVQQELLEIDAVDHRLAREAELLEEIVRGLRQRAERKAGGRPKNLPFSLN